From one Deinococcus sp. NW-56 genomic stretch:
- a CDS encoding S8 family serine peptidase — protein MVKRSTALLLVLSALALAGCSQQGPAATAPERAAARPSHVLQVRVPEGTTREQLGAAYGAPVLMFDAAEGYAVLGLSAAQASGPGLRTLSLAGTPESNLGAFSAGMTATVQGRAIWLKGDLGSWTAEGRAIWLKGQYSLIPENTLNFQTIRLEQAHTLAPKLGQGIKVAVIDTGVDLEHPAFAGSLAPAEEWRDFYAGDNLPDEEGVLGEGGYGHGTGVAGIVLQVAPAATILPLRVLGPDGSGDVLTVAQAIDWASAKGAQIINLSLGSAERSAIVQDAIKRATERGALVVASAGNENRPAISYPAHDMVSGGAGERSLSVGSVTTGWLKSSFSNYSANLELVALGENVYTPGPDGLLVSWSGTSMATPMAAGGLALALSQGTDVPLKDLTKKMAEKAYDVYNNGLNAPYKDKLGKKGLLNLEAFLKDVVK, from the coding sequence ATGGTCAAGCGCTCTACCGCACTACTCCTTGTCCTTTCCGCCCTCGCGTTGGCGGGTTGCTCGCAGCAGGGACCAGCGGCCACCGCGCCGGAGCGGGCGGCGGCCCGGCCCAGCCACGTGCTGCAGGTCCGCGTTCCCGAGGGCACGACCCGCGAGCAGCTGGGAGCTGCCTACGGCGCCCCGGTCCTGATGTTTGACGCGGCCGAGGGCTACGCCGTGCTGGGCCTCTCGGCCGCGCAGGCGAGCGGCCCGGGCCTGCGGACCTTGAGCCTGGCGGGCACCCCCGAGAGCAACCTGGGGGCCTTCTCGGCGGGCATGACCGCCACGGTGCAGGGCCGGGCCATCTGGCTCAAGGGTGACCTGGGCAGCTGGACCGCCGAGGGCCGGGCCATCTGGCTCAAGGGGCAGTACAGCCTGATTCCCGAAAACACCCTGAATTTCCAGACCATCCGGCTGGAGCAGGCGCACACCCTGGCGCCCAAGCTGGGGCAGGGCATCAAGGTCGCCGTGATCGATACGGGGGTCGATCTGGAGCATCCAGCCTTCGCCGGGTCGCTGGCGCCCGCCGAGGAATGGCGCGACTTCTATGCGGGAGACAACCTTCCCGACGAGGAAGGCGTGCTGGGCGAGGGCGGCTATGGCCACGGCACGGGCGTGGCGGGCATCGTGCTGCAGGTCGCGCCGGCGGCGACGATCCTGCCGCTGCGGGTACTGGGGCCGGACGGCTCCGGGGACGTGCTGACGGTGGCGCAGGCCATCGACTGGGCGTCGGCCAAGGGTGCCCAGATCATCAATCTCAGTCTGGGCAGCGCTGAGCGTTCGGCCATCGTGCAAGACGCGATCAAGCGGGCGACCGAGCGCGGCGCCCTTGTGGTGGCGTCGGCGGGCAACGAGAATCGCCCGGCGATCAGCTACCCCGCCCATGACATGGTGTCCGGCGGCGCGGGCGAGCGCAGCCTCAGCGTGGGCAGCGTGACGACCGGGTGGCTCAAGTCCTCCTTCTCGAACTACAGCGCCAACCTCGAGCTGGTCGCTCTGGGCGAGAACGTCTACACGCCCGGCCCGGACGGGCTGCTGGTGTCGTGGAGCGGCACCTCGATGGCGACCCCGATGGCGGCCGGTGGGCTGGCCCTCGCGCTCTCGCAGGGGACCGACGTGCCGCTCAAGGACCTCACCAAGAAGATGGCGGAGAAGGCCTACGACGTCTACAACAACGGCCTGAACGCGCCCTACAAGGACAAGCTGGGCAAAAAGGGCCTGCTGAACCTCGAAGCCTTCCTCAAGGACGTGGTCAAGTAG
- a CDS encoding HD domain-containing phosphohydrolase gives MGEDQAYTTALAALTDAQAGGNLREVADAASRLGRWDSAREDHAAARAHYELALGLYGQLACDGEQAETHYLLADLLTDMGEWPAAHDHAQAALRLEPCRDRQVELRNLLAACYHATGESQKALAELETILASYRAWDSLLGQVKTLGNMGNLLTKSGEYPEALHCLTLAYTLSTSLAETDESVLKVQNGLLLNIGNLYQDLRDPGKAYDYFVEALSLACKCRNQNAESIAVLNMAGVDFELGRLADAHQHYGRALELARAVQNRYGELSALDGLARVLLAWDRVGEAQEALREAEQIALDTGDVEGQLEVLLHLGEVYVRQEALPEATSTFERALGLADEIGRPKASCDALRCLYQLHARLGQTERAFQALEQLYGRERSLLNAEVDERVQGMTARFEVERAQHQAELNRLRMVAAEEARADAEAEVRDRTRSLELAQIEVVTRLAVAAEYRDDTTGDHTQRVGQLSAAIGARLGLPPEEVELLRIAARLHDVGKIGIPDSILLKQGPLTSEEYRQMQRHTVIGARILAGGQSRLLQMAETIAQNHHEHWNGRGYPCGLSGEDIPLVARIVAVADVYDALTHRRAYKAAWPQEQALAELTAQIGWQFDPAVVREALVVLGHAPALPAGGGGEEGPLIVRASA, from the coding sequence GTGGGCGAGGATCAAGCTTATACAACCGCGCTGGCGGCATTGACGGATGCTCAGGCCGGGGGGAACCTGCGGGAAGTGGCCGACGCCGCTTCCCGGCTTGGTCGTTGGGACAGCGCCCGGGAGGATCACGCAGCGGCCCGCGCGCACTACGAACTGGCCCTGGGCCTGTATGGGCAGTTGGCCTGTGACGGCGAACAGGCCGAAACGCACTATCTGCTGGCTGACCTGCTGACCGATATGGGCGAGTGGCCGGCGGCCCATGACCATGCTCAGGCCGCGCTCCGCCTGGAGCCTTGCCGGGACCGGCAGGTGGAACTCCGGAATCTGTTGGCCGCCTGTTACCACGCCACCGGTGAGTCCCAAAAAGCGCTGGCTGAACTTGAAACGATCTTGGCTTCCTACCGCGCCTGGGACTCCCTTCTGGGACAGGTGAAAACCCTGGGCAATATGGGCAACCTCCTGACCAAGTCGGGAGAGTACCCGGAAGCCCTGCACTGCCTGACCTTGGCCTACACCCTTTCGACCAGTCTGGCGGAGACCGACGAGTCTGTCCTCAAGGTCCAGAACGGCTTGCTGCTGAATATCGGCAATCTGTATCAGGACCTGCGCGACCCCGGCAAGGCCTACGACTATTTCGTGGAAGCGCTGTCGCTGGCCTGCAAGTGCAGGAACCAGAACGCAGAGTCCATCGCCGTCCTCAACATGGCGGGCGTGGACTTTGAACTCGGCCGCCTCGCCGACGCGCACCAGCACTATGGCCGGGCACTGGAGCTGGCCCGGGCCGTGCAGAACCGTTACGGCGAGCTGTCGGCGCTCGACGGCCTTGCCCGCGTGCTGCTGGCCTGGGACCGGGTGGGCGAGGCCCAGGAGGCGCTGCGGGAAGCCGAGCAGATCGCCCTGGACACCGGGGATGTCGAGGGCCAGCTCGAGGTGCTGCTGCATCTGGGCGAGGTCTATGTCCGGCAGGAAGCCCTGCCCGAGGCCACGAGCACATTCGAGCGGGCACTGGGCCTCGCCGACGAGATCGGGCGACCCAAGGCGAGCTGCGACGCGCTGCGCTGCCTGTACCAGTTGCACGCCCGGCTGGGGCAGACCGAGCGGGCCTTTCAGGCGCTCGAGCAGCTGTACGGGCGTGAACGCAGTCTGCTCAACGCCGAGGTCGACGAGCGGGTCCAGGGCATGACCGCCCGCTTCGAGGTGGAGCGGGCGCAGCACCAGGCCGAACTCAACCGCCTGCGCATGGTGGCCGCCGAGGAGGCCCGCGCGGACGCCGAGGCCGAGGTGCGCGACCGGACCCGCAGCCTGGAACTCGCGCAGATCGAGGTGGTCACCCGGCTGGCGGTGGCGGCCGAGTACCGCGACGACACCACCGGGGACCACACCCAGCGGGTGGGCCAGCTTTCGGCGGCCATCGGGGCGCGGCTGGGACTGCCGCCGGAGGAGGTCGAGTTGCTGCGAATCGCCGCGCGGCTGCACGACGTGGGCAAGATCGGGATTCCCGACAGTATCCTGCTCAAGCAGGGGCCGCTGACCTCCGAGGAGTACCGCCAGATGCAGCGCCATACCGTGATCGGTGCCCGCATCCTGGCCGGGGGCCAGAGCCGCCTGCTGCAGATGGCCGAGACCATCGCCCAGAACCATCATGAACACTGGAACGGTCGGGGCTACCCCTGTGGGCTTTCCGGCGAGGACATTCCCCTCGTCGCCCGCATCGTGGCGGTGGCCGACGTGTACGACGCCCTGACCCACCGCCGCGCCTACAAGGCCGCGTGGCCGCAGGAACAGGCGCTCGCCGAACTCACCGCGCAGATCGGGTGGCAGTTCGACCCGGCCGTGGTCCGCGAGGCGCTCGTGGTCCTGGGCCACGCGCCGGCCCTCCCCGCCGGGGGCGGTGGAGAGGAAGGCCCCCTGATCGTCCGCGCCTCGGCCTGA
- a CDS encoding NAD(P)H-binding protein, protein MEGAVLPPLPAPGGWPGPVFVMGAAGRVGGEIVRQLAPTGAELWAAVRDPQRATLPPGVRPVRFDVTDPATSPALRGVAVLFAMWPPGTGVGDLERLFAAARAEGVRRVVFLSILGAERLPFLPHRRIERALEASGLDAVLLRSGYFMQNLTGIHAPEVRRGELLIPSGEGRTSVVDVRDVAAVAGRELARPLTAPAVRAWSLTGPQALTFTEMGHLLGVALNRPVRHVSPDPVTFVRTVTGWGIPRGLALFMLAEYTVARLGLAARLTGDVQAALGRPPIPFARFAEDHREVWLGGATAESG, encoded by the coding sequence ATGGAGGGCGCGGTCCTGCCGCCCCTGCCCGCGCCGGGAGGCTGGCCCGGCCCGGTCTTCGTGATGGGCGCGGCGGGCCGGGTGGGCGGAGAGATCGTGCGGCAGCTCGCGCCGACCGGGGCCGAACTGTGGGCCGCCGTCCGCGATCCGCAGCGGGCAACGTTGCCTCCCGGCGTGCGTCCGGTGCGCTTCGACGTGACCGACCCGGCGACCTCCCCGGCCCTGCGGGGCGTGGCGGTCCTCTTCGCCATGTGGCCGCCCGGCACCGGGGTCGGTGACCTGGAGCGGCTGTTCGCGGCGGCGCGGGCCGAGGGGGTACGCAGGGTGGTTTTCCTGTCCATCCTGGGGGCCGAGCGCCTGCCCTTCTTGCCCCACCGCCGGATCGAGCGGGCGCTGGAGGCGTCGGGCCTGGACGCCGTGCTGCTGCGCTCGGGGTACTTCATGCAGAACCTGACCGGCATCCACGCGCCCGAGGTCCGCCGGGGCGAACTGCTGATCCCCTCCGGCGAAGGCCGCACCAGCGTGGTGGACGTGCGCGACGTGGCCGCCGTCGCCGGGCGCGAACTGGCCCGGCCCCTCACGGCCCCGGCGGTCCGCGCCTGGAGTCTCACCGGACCGCAGGCCCTGACCTTCACCGAGATGGGGCATCTGCTGGGGGTCGCCCTGAACCGCCCGGTGCGGCACGTCAGCCCTGACCCCGTCACCTTCGTGCGGACCGTGACCGGGTGGGGCATCCCGCGCGGGCTGGCCCTCTTCATGCTCGCGGAGTACACCGTGGCCCGCCTGGGCCTCGCCGCCCGGCTGACCGGCGACGTGCAGGCCGCGCTGGGCCGCCCGCCCATCCCCTTTGCCCGCTTCGCCGAGGACCACCGAGAGGTCTGGTTGGGAGGGGCGACCGCGGAGTCCGGTTAG
- a CDS encoding NAD(P)-dependent oxidoreductase, with protein MTAGLSETLGAGTTLALLGGTGRTGRLLIDQALTQGHALRVLARDPERLHRRAEALLPVPGDARNADDVFRLLEGADAVLSALGPVRGDGAGVMAQAAGHLVAVMPGLGLSRLITLTGAGVRQPGDRPKLSDRLIRRALATLQPGVLRDAEAHVATITASPLDWTVVRAPRLGDGPIRPLKVGLVGDIGPFVSRASVADFMLRELREGRWVRQAPAVSH; from the coding sequence ATGACGGCTGGACTTTCGGAAACGCTGGGGGCCGGGACGACGCTGGCCCTGCTGGGGGGCACCGGGCGCACCGGCCGCCTGCTGATCGACCAGGCGCTGACCCAGGGCCACGCGCTGCGGGTCCTCGCCCGTGACCCGGAGCGGCTGCACCGCCGCGCCGAGGCCCTGCTCCCGGTGCCCGGCGACGCCCGCAACGCCGACGACGTGTTCCGGCTGCTGGAGGGCGCGGACGCGGTCCTGAGCGCCCTCGGCCCGGTACGCGGCGACGGGGCGGGCGTGATGGCGCAGGCGGCGGGGCACCTCGTCGCCGTGATGCCGGGGCTGGGGCTTTCGCGCCTGATCACGCTCACGGGCGCCGGAGTGCGGCAGCCCGGCGACCGCCCCAAGCTGAGCGACCGCCTGATTCGCCGGGCGCTGGCGACCCTGCAGCCTGGCGTCCTGCGTGACGCCGAGGCCCATGTGGCGACGATCACCGCCAGCCCGCTGGACTGGACGGTCGTGCGTGCCCCCCGGCTGGGCGACGGGCCGATTCGACCGCTGAAAGTGGGCCTGGTCGGGGACATCGGCCCCTTCGTCTCCCGCGCCAGCGTGGCGGACTTCATGCTGCGCGAACTGCGGGAGGGCCGCTGGGTGCGGCAGGCCCCGGCGGTGAGCCACTGA
- a CDS encoding helix-turn-helix domain-containing protein, whose amino-acid sequence MKYGNAAVRRPECGVERTMDVLGGRWTTLIVRELLGGTRRFSELRRALVRISPKTLTARLRDLEERGVLTRTVYAQVPPRVDYTLTPRGEALGEIIAAMARWGSAEELGAGADAGPS is encoded by the coding sequence ATGAAATACGGCAACGCGGCGGTCCGGCGCCCCGAGTGCGGGGTGGAGCGCACGATGGACGTGCTGGGTGGGCGCTGGACCACCCTGATCGTGCGTGAACTGCTGGGGGGAACCCGGCGCTTCAGCGAGCTGCGCCGCGCCCTGGTCCGCATCTCCCCCAAGACGCTGACGGCCCGGCTGCGCGACCTCGAAGAGCGGGGGGTGCTGACCCGCACCGTGTACGCCCAGGTCCCGCCCCGCGTGGACTACACCCTGACCCCGCGCGGCGAAGCCCTGGGTGAGATCATCGCCGCGATGGCCCGCTGGGGAAGTGCTGAGGAACTGGGGGCCGGAGCGGACGCTGGCCCGAGCTGA
- a CDS encoding ATP-binding protein produces MPHDPTTDLQQRVQVLEAEREAWQHALTLFSEAPAPYLLLNSQGRVQEANAAACTLLGYGAEALRGRPFARFLSPGGQGTFEWLLGQAGGPAPRARAEAQLLHADGTLLDVLLDLAAPAPGSGPGPLRLIVTDITPYKEAHRSLLDTAASQDAQLQAGATRFRAAQQELEGVVTVVVQQLQLPVARAMNYLGLTRRALGEEVPEAVARPLLQSERAVQQIIALLASVDRYLQMRRMRLGLRRVDLERVLREVLKHAQPMMADRHVHITHDPLPTVQGDSQALFVILDEYVANALKYSKGREIARIHLRVRETDTEYHIGVEDNGAGFNMRQKDRLFHLFGRLHPSRSYEGTGVGLVTVRRLCERFGGRVWAEGKPDQGATFWFAWPKPPVLLD; encoded by the coding sequence ATGCCGCATGACCCGACCACTGACCTCCAGCAACGCGTGCAGGTTCTTGAGGCCGAGCGCGAGGCCTGGCAACACGCCCTGACGCTGTTCAGCGAGGCGCCCGCGCCCTACCTGCTGCTCAACTCACAGGGCCGGGTGCAGGAGGCCAACGCGGCGGCCTGCACCCTGCTGGGGTATGGGGCCGAGGCTTTGCGGGGACGGCCATTCGCGCGGTTCCTGTCCCCAGGAGGGCAGGGCACCTTCGAGTGGCTGCTGGGGCAGGCGGGCGGGCCGGCGCCGCGGGCGCGCGCCGAGGCCCAGCTGCTGCATGCCGACGGCACCCTGCTGGACGTGCTGCTCGACCTCGCCGCCCCGGCACCGGGCAGTGGGCCAGGGCCGCTGCGGTTGATCGTCACCGACATCACGCCCTACAAGGAGGCGCACCGCAGCCTGCTCGACACGGCGGCCAGTCAGGACGCCCAACTGCAGGCCGGGGCCACGCGCTTCCGGGCCGCCCAGCAGGAACTGGAGGGCGTGGTCACGGTGGTCGTGCAGCAACTACAGCTTCCGGTCGCGCGGGCGATGAACTACCTGGGACTGACCCGGCGCGCCCTGGGCGAGGAGGTGCCGGAAGCGGTCGCCCGGCCGCTGCTCCAGAGCGAGCGGGCCGTGCAGCAGATCATCGCGCTGCTCGCCTCGGTCGACCGTTACCTCCAGATGCGCCGAATGCGGCTCGGGCTGCGCCGGGTGGACCTGGAACGGGTGCTCCGGGAGGTCCTCAAGCACGCCCAGCCGATGATGGCCGACCGCCATGTCCATATCACCCACGACCCGCTGCCCACGGTGCAGGGCGACAGTCAGGCGCTGTTTGTGATTCTCGACGAGTACGTCGCCAACGCCCTGAAGTACAGCAAGGGCCGCGAGATCGCCCGCATCCACCTGCGGGTGCGCGAGACGGACACCGAGTACCACATCGGCGTGGAGGACAACGGCGCGGGCTTCAACATGCGCCAGAAAGACCGCCTCTTTCACCTGTTCGGCCGCCTGCACCCCTCGCGCAGCTACGAGGGCACCGGGGTCGGGCTGGTCACCGTGCGGCGGCTGTGCGAACGCTTCGGCGGGCGCGTCTGGGCCGAGGGCAAACCGGACCAGGGGGCGACGTTCTGGTTCGCGTGGCCCAAGCCGCCCGTCCTGCTGGACTGA
- a CDS encoding ATP/GTP-binding protein, whose translation MTALSNSLSSQAPLKLVVSGPVGAGKTTFVQTLSQTPVVATEAEASEDIGKTNTTVAFDFGTLHLGGHDLHLYGTPGQDRFSFMWEVLCEGALGLVLLVAGDRPQDFAHARSILDFITSRIPVPFLVGVTRQDQDRVWDPADVALYFGLPQEQVVGLNATDPAQARDVLALLLESTLSSQPTFG comes from the coding sequence ATGACTGCACTCTCCAACTCCCTGTCCTCCCAGGCCCCCCTCAAGCTCGTGGTGTCCGGCCCGGTCGGGGCGGGCAAGACCACCTTCGTACAGACGCTCTCGCAAACCCCGGTGGTCGCCACCGAGGCCGAGGCCAGCGAGGACATCGGCAAGACGAACACCACCGTCGCCTTCGACTTCGGCACCCTGCACCTCGGCGGACACGACCTGCACCTCTACGGCACCCCCGGCCAGGACCGCTTCAGCTTCATGTGGGAGGTGCTGTGCGAAGGCGCCCTGGGGCTGGTGCTGCTCGTCGCCGGGGACCGCCCGCAGGACTTCGCGCACGCCCGCAGCATCCTCGATTTCATCACCAGCCGCATCCCGGTGCCCTTTCTGGTCGGCGTGACCCGTCAGGACCAGGACCGCGTGTGGGACCCGGCCGACGTGGCGCTGTACTTCGGGCTGCCCCAGGAGCAGGTCGTGGGGCTCAACGCCACTGACCCCGCCCAGGCCCGTGACGTGCTGGCGCTCCTCCTCGAATCCACCCTCTCGTCTCAGCCCACGTTCGGCTGA
- a CDS encoding roadblock/LC7 domain-containing protein, whose product MTAILSKQDRLNASLTNLRTSMPELRGALIATVDGLPIAQAMSDGTDANRVAAMAATALGLGKRINDTLGSGQLTDMSVSGASGQVYIYAAGTKGVLAVVTPPGMNLGLLHMEARDTAQDVASIL is encoded by the coding sequence ATGACCGCGATTCTCAGCAAGCAAGACCGCCTCAACGCCTCCCTGACCAATCTGCGCACCTCCATGCCCGAACTGCGCGGCGCATTGATCGCCACCGTGGACGGCCTCCCCATCGCGCAGGCGATGAGCGACGGCACCGACGCCAACCGCGTGGCCGCGATGGCCGCGACCGCCCTGGGCCTGGGCAAGCGCATCAACGACACCCTGGGCTCGGGCCAGCTCACCGACATGAGCGTGAGCGGCGCTTCCGGGCAGGTCTACATCTACGCGGCGGGCACCAAGGGCGTGCTGGCCGTGGTGACGCCCCCCGGCATGAACCTCGGCCTGCTGCACATGGAAGCCCGCGACACCGCCCAGGACGTCGCCAGCATCCTGTAA